The genomic interval tatttatgttaagaAAAACAAAGGTAAAAAGTTTCCCAACCAGTCATTGTGCTGCTTTTTTCCTGATatgtgccaataattatggagTTGATTGTATTTCTCCTGGAGCttgctttgttttgtgtctGTTATGTGCTGAGATGTGAAGTATTGAGCAGATTTTATTGCTTTACAGAGTGAGTAAGGTTTACCTCTGAACTATTATGaagtttttgttgttgattgAAAATGTAGCTAAATTTCTCGAAATATAAAAAGACATCGCTATTAATCATCCAGCTCCAAGCGTCCTGTCTAACAACTGTGGCCTAGGAGCTTATCTCTACATCccaccattgtgtgtgtgagcgtggaCAAAAGTGGTGTGTTCTTTCAGTATCTATAGCACTTTAATCATCACCTGCTGAAGCGGAAGACTATTCCTCACGATTTGTTTAAACAGAGATAACAATAGAGCTCTGGGGTGACACAAGTGCCCAGTATTCAATTCAGtctattaaatcatttatttgtatttcctTGCGAAAAACTCGATACCAGTACAAATATAGCACACAATTATTCTTAAATAAATTTCTCTGTGAAGCTGGTTAACTTCAATTTTATTCATCTAGAGGTTTGTAGCAGAATCtttaatatataacaaataagcTAAAAGCATGTGGTTATAATCAGGACAGATATTAAAGCACAGATTTATACAGGATAATGCACAGACAGAGGAAGTCAGCACAGCAGATTACTTGCCACGGAAACTGGCTTTTGTTCAAAGAAcaggaataaatcattttatgctTTGAAAGCATATCAAGGAAATATAAGCTGAccttggaaaaaataaatgcttcatGGTTATATCGGCCACACCGGACATTCTGCAACGTGATACTGCGATGTGGCAGATATATAGTCAGAACCAGTGGATCTGTTGGAGGACACTTTAAGGGTTTGTCTGGGTGTCTTCTCCAGTGCTGAGCTCCATGTCAGGTTCTAGATCATTCCAGCCAGCCAAGGAGGTAGAAACAGTCCAGCCGTGCCCAAAATGCACACCAGCACAAACATCCAGAGAAATATTCTATCAATCACCATGGCGACATATTTCCAGTCTTCTCTTACCTGGTAGGAAGAAAAGAAATTGATTCATTTCCGGTTTCATTCTCGTCTTCCTGTTTTTTAATGGATGGCTGATTTTAATGTGAAAGGGTATAGTGTTATACCTCTGACCTTATAAAAAATGATCTCTAGCTCAACATGCACCAAAGGATCTAAAACCTGTTTAGTGTTTTGTTTATGACGCTCACCAATGTCTCAACCAGCGTTGCCTGGTGTGACGAGCTGACATAAAAAATGAGATGGTAAAATATGCAACAGAGCTGATTTTATTTGACACAAGAACCTACCTGAAAAACAGGACAGTTTGTTTGTCTGATGTTCTTGGATTCAGGAggttaaccctttttaccagtacactggtgcaATGGAAATCGACTTCTTGTACATTTTCTATcagttaaaatgaatgaataattttataatatctgttggtttcagtgtgagatgtgtgtttttccctctgttggataaccatACACGGAATTTTAGtaattgaagataacaccttcaaattatagaagcttatgaacaagcacttggggggAACCCCGGAGAGCAGAAATGGTTTTGATACCAATGTTTACTTTCAAGATTTactttgaaaaataaatttctGCCCCTAGTAGGTTGGAGAATAACAGTAATCCTTCTGACTAACTACAAATTCTTtcagtgtctactttcatatgagcttcatattaagcaacACTGTGGAATGAGGCATGACAAAAACATTCAAAGCTGAACATGGAGACATAAAACAAGCTTAAGTCCTATTTTTAGCTTCTGGGGAAAAGCTTTAAGAAGAACATACCGAAAAGTCTGAATCCTCAGCTCTGAGATGATCGGCGATGTACTGGACTCCCTCGAGGGCCCGCAGGAGTGACGGCGATGCTTGAAAGTCGATTTCCTCCAGCTTGGATTCTTTCCTGCAGTTAGGACTTGAAATATGAACGCCTTGTACCTTGGGTCTCACACACGAGCCTGTATTTTCACCTCTCTCTGCAGTGAAGTATGTCTGTATGCTCGTCTCTTCGTGCTTATGACAATGCCAAAGAGTTTCTGTCTCATGCGTGCCCTCTGTGGTGTCCACAAATACGCTCTCGGCACTGTGGCACTGAAACTCACAAACCTCACTCAGAGCTATTGTTTGAAGCAGAGGCCCAAGAGCTGCATCTGGAGACAACGAAGAGCTCGAGGAAGTGGCAGTGTTTACTTGAGGGCACGTGAGTCCAGGTGTGaggttggtgttgtgtgtggccTCCTCTTGAAGGATGGAGTACTGACTGCTGGGGGAGCTGCAAAAAAGAGGAGATTTGGATGCCACTTCTCGCTGTATTGCACATGACGAGGCAGACAGATCAAGGGGCGTGGTCATGGTGGGGTTAACCTGCTGGATGGGTTGCAGTGCCGTTGGTCTGTGCATCATTTCAATCAGCTTGCGGCAGTTCCTCTTCCCAGCAGCGGGTGGACGCTTCATGAAAAGGTACCGCGGTACCAGGTGGAGAAAGAGCTGACGGACCCAATAGGGCATCCGATGTGTGCGGGATGAGCGATGGTGCACGTTCAGCACAAacacggtgatgatgatggaaagCGTGACGAAGATCATGGTGAAGAGCAGGTACTCACCGATGAGTGGGATGACCAGTGAGGTGGACGGGATGATTTCTGTGATGAGCAGGAGGAAGACTGTGAGTGAAAGAAGCACCGATATACACAGCGTGATCTTCTCGGCGCACTCAGAGGGCAGGTAGAACACAAGCACGGTCAAGCACGAGATCAGCAGGCATGGGATAATCAGATTGATGGTGTAGAACAGAGGGAGCCGGCGGATGATGAAGTAGTACGTGATGTCTGGGTAGATTTCTGTGCAGCACTCATATTTCTTGCTGTTGTACTTTCCCACAGCATTGATGATGACCCACTCACCACTCTCCCAGTAGTCCATTTGGTCCACGTTGCTGTCCATGCTGACCAAGTCGATCTTAGCTCGGTCATACGTCCATGAGCCAAACTTCATCTTACAGTTCTGCTGATCGAAAGGGAAAAATGTGACGTCAATACTGCAGGAGCTCTTGTATATGGCAGGAGGCTTCCATTTCACTCTGCCATCATGAAAGACCTGGGCTTTGGTCAAGTGAGTCACAGCGAAATCTCCGTCAGCGCTAGCAACCAATAAAAGCATAAATAATCATTAGAAGGAAGTTGAAGCAAGCTAAGAAATGTTTTCATGCATGTATTGTTAGAAAAAGTTATACATGGAACCTAACAGGGCTTTTCATACTACACTTACCCCTGGGTTATCATCGTTCTAATCCCTGCTTTTAACCCTATGCTCTGAGGCAGAGTTAGTAGTGCTTTTGCAGAGTTACTGAACTGAAC from Hemibagrus wyckioides isolate EC202008001 linkage group LG10, SWU_Hwy_1.0, whole genome shotgun sequence carries:
- the chrna4b gene encoding neuronal acetylcholine receptor subunit alpha-4b, encoding MNPDRSVQLILILFLQCIYVCTQAPARGHAEERLLQVLFRSYNKLSRPVENISDVVLVHFGLSIAQLIDVDEKNQMMTTNVWVKQEWSDYKLRWNPEEFENVTSIRIPSELIWRPDIVLYNNADGDFAVTHLTKAQVFHDGRVKWKPPAIYKSSCSIDVTFFPFDQQNCKMKFGSWTYDRAKIDLVSMDSNVDQMDYWESGEWVIINAVGKYNSKKYECCTEIYPDITYYFIIRRLPLFYTINLIIPCLLISCLTVLVFYLPSECAEKITLCISVLLSLTVFLLLITEIIPSTSLVIPLIGEYLLFTMIFVTLSIIITVFVLNVHHRSSRTHRMPYWVRQLFLHLVPRYLFMKRPPAAGKRNCRKLIEMMHRPTALQPIQQVNPTMTTPLDLSASSCAIQREVASKSPLFCSSPSSQYSILQEEATHNTNLTPGLTCPQVNTATSSSSSLSPDAALGPLLQTIALSEVCEFQCHSAESVFVDTTEGTHETETLWHCHKHEETSIQTYFTAERGENTGSCVRPKVQGVHISSPNCRKESKLEEIDFQASPSLLRALEGVQYIADHLRAEDSDFSVREDWKYVAMVIDRIFLWMFVLVCILGTAGLFLPPWLAGMI